Part of the Verrucomicrobiota bacterium genome, CTTGCGCTCGTCATCCGGGTCATGTTTCGGACCATCGTGTCCATGCCCACGACCGAACTGGCTAATCCACCGCCCGGAATGAAACCCACTTTGCCGTCGCTCTGAAACCATTCCCCGTCCTCCTTGGGCCCGAATCGATAATTGCCCGGAGGCATGTCCAGCGCTCGATTCGCGTCCGTCACCAGGCAAAGCCGGCTCGGCTCTTTCATGACGAACGCAAACTCCAGAAGCTCCGGCGCCAGGTGGCAGCCATCCGCAATGACTTCGGTGCTCATCTCGCCGTGCATCAGGACGAACTGCTCCATGCTCCCTTGTGACGGCGTCCCAAACCGCGCCCGGATGCTCGGCACCGAACTCATCGCGCACCAGAAATGATCCACGTGCCGCATTCCGGACTCAAACGCTCGCTTCATCTCGGACCAACTGGCGTCGGAATGCCCGCATGTAACGAGGTACCCGCGCCGGCTGGCCTCCCCGTAAAAGGCCTCCGCCCCCGGCAACTCAGCCGCACACGTCGCGACGCGGATAATGTCCATGTCAAACGCGCGCAAATACTCCTCCGGGTCCGGGTCGCGCCGTCCACTTTGCGAATGGCATCCCACCTTCGCCTCGGCGAAGTACGGGCCGTAAAAGTGGACTCCGCCAATGCGCGCGCCGTTGGAAACCGCATCGCTCCGTTTGACCGCCTGACAACTGTGAAGCATGGCGAAAATCTGTTCCGGCAATCCGGTCGTGGTCGTGGGAAAGATCGTCGTCGTTCCGTGACGGGCGTGAGCGCGCGCAACTTGCCCAACCGCCTCCTCGGTCCCGTCCATAAAGTCCGCATCGGCGCCACCATGAACATGGATATCGACAAAGCCCGGACCAATGAAGCCTCCTCCGGCATCGACGAAATTCGCGCCGGCGGGAATCTCGATTGATCCGCGCTCCCCGACCCCGGCAATGCGGCCATGTTGGCAGATCACGATGCCACGTTGGATCACGCGGTCCGGCAGAATCACCGTTCCATTCTGAATAACGAGCGACTGTTCAGATTTCATGTTGTCTTTACTACGCCGTTCACCGTTTCACCTGGCAACGCGTCAACGCTTGTAACGCTCTCACGACTCCGTCATCCGCCCACCGCCGTGTACTTGCGAATGCCGCGGCTCCACACCACCCGCGCCAGAACGTAGAACGCCGCGACCCAAAAGATTTGAATCAACAGGCCTTGCCACAACATCGCCCCCGACGTGCGGCCGAGATAAATGCTGACGGGGAAGAAAAGCTGATACGGAAACGGCGTGTAAGTCAGCGCCTGGGTCAGCGCCGGCGGCAGGATATCGAGCGGAAACAAATGTCCGCCCGCGATGTACTCGAACGCAAACAGAATGAAAATGAATGTGGACACCTCCAGGACCCAAAACGCCAGCAGCGCCATGGTGAAGGACATGAAAAACTGGAGCAGTCCGGTCAGGAGCGTTGCGATCAGAAAAATCGCCAGCGTGGACAGATCCGGCGGCCAGACCAGGTACTCTCGCTGCAGGAAAACGAACAAGCCTACCGGAACGAGAGCGACCAACGTATAAATCATCCGCCCCGCCAGAAACAGGCAAAGCCGGTAGCTCAGGTAATCGATGGGTTTGATGAGAAAGTGGTTGATGTTTCCGTCCCGAATGTCCGCCGCGATCTGCCAGTCATCTTCATTGACGGCGGTGAGCATGTCCACCAGCGTCACGAGCAGATAGTACGAAACCATGGACGCATACGTGTAACCCGCCACGCCCTCGGCGGAGTCCCGGCTCGCATAGACCGCCTTCCACAGGTAAATCGTCGCCATCAACGGAATGAGGCCGAACACGCTGCGGAAGAGGAAATTGATCCGGTACACGAGCGTGTTCTGAATCCCGATATTGAGGACATGCCAGTATTTGCGCACGGCGGCGCGATTCTCAAATTTCAAATTTCAAATTTCAAATTTAATCAGTAGAAGACGGGCGTGAAAAAGAAGCCCGCTCCCGTTTCCGAGCAACCGCTGTCGCCTGCGCTGCGCCGATACCTCTATTTCTCGGCCGCCTGCACCGGCGCGGCGATCATGATCATCGAGATTCTGGGCGCCAAGATGCTCGCGCCGTTCTTTGGCACTTCGCACTTCGTGTGGACCGCGCAAATCGGCGTCACCCTGCTCGCGCTGGCGACCGGCTATTACGCCGGCGGCCGGCTTGTGGACCGGAATCCGAGGTTAAGCCGAATCTACGCCTGCGTCTTGATCGCCGCCATCTATCTGGGACTGACGATTGTGATTGTCGAGCCGGTTTCCTACTGGTGCCTGAAATTCAAACTGGCTCTAGGTTCGTTGATCGCCGCGCTATTTCTTTTCTTCGTTCCACTGGCGTTGCTCGCCATGGTCGGGCCGTTTCTGGTCCGCGTGCTGACCGTTTCCGTGGAGAACGTCGGCGGCATTATCGGACGGCTCACCGCTATCAGCACTTTGGGAAGCGTCGTGGGCACGGTGCTCATTGGCTACGTGGTGGTGCCTTTTCTGCCCAACTCGAAGACGATGTATTGCACTTCCGGATTTCTCATGGCGATCGTGGCGGCGTATTTCTTTTTGTGGGAGACTGCCAAAGGCGCATCGCCTGCGGCCGCCGTTGGAATCGCCTTCGGCCTTCTGCTCGGGTATGGCGGAACCACGAAGGAAAAGCTCGTCCGCACTTCGACGACGGATGAACTCTACCGCGCCAATTCAAATTTTGGCTTGTTGCAAGTGACCCAGCACAAGGGCAGCTCCGAGCGCTATTATTACAACGACTACCTTGTTCAAAACATTTACGATCCGGTTCAAAAGAAGAGCCTCGCGCTGTTCACTTACGCGTTGCACCAGTTGGCGCACGCCTACACCCCGCGCCTGGAACGCGCGCTCTGCATCGGACTGGGCGTGGGAATTGTGCCCATGCAGTTCGCTCGCGAAGGAGTCAAGGTGGACGTCGTCGAGATCAACCCCGGTGTCGTCGCCGTG contains:
- a CDS encoding amidohydrolase family protein; translated protein: MKSEQSLVIQNGTVILPDRVIQRGIVICQHGRIAGVGERGSIEIPAGANFVDAGGGFIGPGFVDIHVHGGADADFMDGTEEAVGQVARAHARHGTTTIFPTTTTGLPEQIFAMLHSCQAVKRSDAVSNGARIGGVHFYGPYFAEAKVGCHSQSGRRDPDPEEYLRAFDMDIIRVATCAAELPGAEAFYGEASRRGYLVTCGHSDASWSEMKRAFESGMRHVDHFWCAMSSVPSIRARFGTPSQGSMEQFVLMHGEMSTEVIADGCHLAPELLEFAFVMKEPSRLCLVTDANRALDMPPGNYRFGPKEDGEWFQSDGKVGFIPGGGLASSVVGMDTMVRNMTRMTSASLCEAVRIGSLTPAERVGMEREIGSLEVGKRADVLVLSKELGVKRVFIGGVEFTTPQGDNP
- a CDS encoding spermidine synthase — translated: MKKKPAPVSEQPLSPALRRYLYFSAACTGAAIMIIEILGAKMLAPFFGTSHFVWTAQIGVTLLALATGYYAGGRLVDRNPRLSRIYACVLIAAIYLGLTIVIVEPVSYWCLKFKLALGSLIAALFLFFVPLALLAMVGPFLVRVLTVSVENVGGIIGRLTAISTLGSVVGTVLIGYVVVPFLPNSKTMYCTSGFLMAIVAAYFFLWETAKGASPAAAVGIAFGLLLGYGGTTKEKLVRTSTTDELYRANSNFGLLQVTQHKGSSERYYYNDYLVQNIYDPVQKKSLALFTYALHQLAHAYTPRLERALCIGLGVGIVPMQFAREGVKVDVVEINPGVVAVATNHFDCEIEKLNLFIGDGRHFVNDTQEKYDTIILDAFLGDSSPSHLMTTNAFGAMRRILKENGTLVINSFGSFEPGRDYFTASLEKTLRQVFKSVRAHSDGSGGTVNVFFVASDQPDLRPLKEPDFETVHPHVRQRARSAYASSRTSDPAHGIVLTDDYNPIEFYDAATREEHRRSLALYMPLHSRSR